In the genome of Acidimicrobiales bacterium, the window CATTCCTTCGCTCAGCTTGAACCCGACCGCCCGCTTGGCGGGATCATCCATGGTGTAAACCACGTTGATGGAAAGGCTGTTCTGGTAGAAGACGTAGTCCCACCGGATCTTGTCGATGTTGAGGGTGGTGGCCTCTAGGGGCGGGGACGAGATGACGACGTCGCGCTCTTCCTTGAGGATCCTCGCTACCCGATCGACGGTCGTGTTGGCTTTGGTGGCCGGCTCCACGGTGAAGTCGATGTCGTACTTGTTCTCGAAGTAGCGGGCCTCGTTCGCCCGCAGACCAGCGAGCGCGGCTGCGACCGGCGACGATTCCAGGCCGACGGTCGAAACGTTGTTGAAGTGCACGGTGTAAGTCATGACGCCGGTACCT includes:
- a CDS encoding phage tail protein; this translates as MTYTVHFNNVSTVGLESSPVAAALAGLRANEARYFENKYDIDFTVEPATKANTTVDRVARILKEERDVVISSPPLEATTLNIDKIRWDYVFYQNSLSINVVYTMDDPAKRAVGFKLSEGMEVAFKTEY